One Clostridium estertheticum DNA segment encodes these proteins:
- a CDS encoding VOC family protein — MAVDIYINFNGNCREAVDFYAKVFETKEPQIMRFGDAPPNPEYPLPEKAKELVMHTQLNINGSNVMFSDVFPGSPYVAGNNISLTVVSKDMDEIRSLFNKLKDGGTVGMDLQETFWSKCYGSLTDKFGTIWQLSYDNGEI, encoded by the coding sequence ATGGCTGTTGATATTTATATTAATTTTAACGGAAACTGTCGTGAAGCAGTAGATTTTTACGCAAAGGTTTTTGAAACAAAAGAACCACAAATTATGAGGTTTGGAGATGCGCCACCTAACCCAGAATATCCTCTACCAGAAAAGGCAAAAGAATTAGTAATGCACACACAGCTTAATATTAATGGAAGCAATGTTATGTTTTCTGATGTTTTTCCTGGTAGCCCTTATGTTGCAGGAAACAACATAAGCCTTACAGTGGTAAGCAAGGACATGGATGAAATTAGATCACTGTTTAATAAACTTAAAGATGGTGGAACTGTAGGCATGGATCTTCAAGAAACGTTTTGGAGCAAATGCTACGGCAGTCTGACAGATAAGTTTGGCACTATATGGCAATTAAGCTATGACAATGGAGAAATTTAA
- a CDS encoding Gfo/Idh/MocA family protein — protein MNKEIIRFGVIGTNNITDWFLNGAAQVKDFILTAVYSRSEKSGMAFAEKYNVQHVFTDLNEMAKSDLIDAVYIASPNAVHAEQAIIFLNHKKHVLCEKAFASNAKQVINMINAAKDNQVILMEAMKTTELPSFKIIKDNLHRIGKVRKYFASYCQYSSRYDKYREGIVLNAFNQKLSNGGLMDIGVYCIHPMINLFGKPKEIKANALILESGVDGEGSIIFKYDGMDAIAMYSKITNSNLYSEIQGEDGNIIIENINKFEKVKIVFRDGKEEDLTQFHNEHDMCYEIQTFITMIKKGDIEGSSKLLQTSKWVMETMDETRKQIGLFFPADLL, from the coding sequence ATGAATAAGGAAATTATAAGATTTGGAGTTATTGGCACAAATAATATTACAGATTGGTTCTTAAATGGTGCAGCGCAGGTCAAAGATTTTATTTTAACTGCGGTATATTCAAGAAGTGAAAAAAGTGGAATGGCCTTTGCAGAAAAATATAATGTACAACATGTTTTTACTGACTTAAATGAAATGGCAAAAAGTGATTTAATTGATGCAGTATACATTGCATCGCCAAATGCAGTTCATGCAGAGCAAGCTATAATATTTCTAAACCATAAAAAACATGTATTGTGTGAAAAAGCCTTTGCATCAAATGCAAAACAAGTAATTAACATGATAAATGCAGCAAAAGACAACCAGGTTATTTTAATGGAGGCAATGAAAACAACAGAACTGCCTAGTTTTAAGATTATTAAAGATAATCTACATAGAATAGGGAAGGTAAGAAAATATTTTGCAAGCTATTGTCAGTATTCTTCTCGATATGATAAATATAGGGAAGGAATAGTACTAAATGCATTTAACCAAAAACTATCTAATGGTGGACTAATGGACATTGGTGTTTATTGTATTCATCCCATGATTAATTTATTTGGAAAACCAAAGGAAATAAAAGCAAATGCACTAATTTTAGAATCTGGTGTTGATGGAGAAGGTAGCATTATATTTAAGTATGATGGAATGGATGCTATAGCAATGTATTCAAAAATAACAAATTCAAATTTGTATTCTGAGATTCAAGGAGAAGATGGAAATATAATAATTGAAAACATTAATAAATTTGAAAAGGTAAAAATAGTTTTTAGAGATGGAAAAGAAGAAGATCTAACACAATTTCATAATGAACATGATATGTGCTATGAAATACAAACCTTTATTACCATGATTAAAAAAGGTGACATAGAAGGCAGTTCCAAGTTATTACAAACTTCTAAGTGGGTAATGGAAACAATGGATGAAACAAGAAAACAAATAGGTTTGTTTTTTCCAGCAGACTTGCTGTAA
- a CDS encoding indolepyruvate ferredoxin oxidoreductase subunit alpha, producing MSNKKILTGNEAISRGFWEGGGMIASSYPGSPTVQILDSLKQYAEIYSDWGTNEKVAMEIAMGGSISGARSMVSMKHVGVNIASDPFMTFTQTKTKGGLLLVVGDDPGLSSSQNEQDSRFWGKFANIPILDPGNPQEAKDFVMEGLKLSERFHTPVLIRMMSRLCHCRSAVELGGREEFVPGGFVPEQGRYSMLPPYSNAQQYFMKERMEELQKFNEDYEHNYFEEGNGKEFLIITSGLIYESLKELELENISILKLGMIWPLPLEKIKKLSEEYKTVIVLEEMLPFMEEQLKINGITAKGKDYFSFTGELTIEDIKIGLEKAGVLIKPAELEVPQNEEIITRTPMLCAGCPHRPIFHILKANNATVIGDIGCYSLGIQEPFEVHKTNISMGASLGMALGVATVHSKINKQKPIVATIGDGTFFHSGMTGFIQLAKTTENITVIIMDNRTTAMTGGQNTPTTGDYFKEELGYHVSIPDILKSFGILDITVADQFKYKETKEIINNAMKRPGLSVVVTTRPCALNFKIKSPHFYVDEDVCISCRSCIRTNCPPISMKMYPGKEKKNSYINPDMCVGCSVCSQVCPVGAIKCSSESHTETQQEGVK from the coding sequence TTGAGTAATAAAAAAATTCTAACAGGCAATGAAGCAATAAGTAGAGGTTTTTGGGAAGGTGGTGGAATGATCGCTTCCAGTTATCCGGGATCGCCTACAGTACAAATTTTAGATTCTTTAAAACAATATGCAGAGATTTATAGTGACTGGGGAACTAATGAAAAGGTAGCAATGGAAATCGCTATGGGAGGAAGTATTTCCGGTGCAAGATCAATGGTTTCTATGAAACACGTAGGAGTAAACATTGCAAGTGACCCCTTTATGACTTTTACACAAACAAAAACAAAGGGCGGACTATTATTGGTAGTAGGTGATGACCCAGGACTTTCAAGCTCACAAAATGAACAGGATAGCAGATTTTGGGGTAAATTTGCTAATATACCCATTTTAGATCCTGGAAATCCTCAGGAAGCAAAAGATTTTGTAATGGAAGGCTTAAAACTTAGTGAAAGATTCCATACACCAGTACTAATAAGAATGATGAGTAGGTTATGTCATTGTAGATCAGCGGTAGAATTAGGTGGACGAGAAGAATTTGTTCCAGGCGGGTTTGTACCAGAACAGGGAAGATACAGCATGCTTCCACCCTATTCTAATGCTCAGCAGTATTTCATGAAAGAAAGAATGGAAGAGCTTCAAAAATTCAATGAAGATTATGAACATAATTATTTTGAGGAAGGAAATGGTAAGGAATTTTTAATCATTACTTCTGGACTTATATACGAATCTCTAAAGGAATTAGAATTAGAGAACATAAGTATACTAAAATTAGGTATGATTTGGCCCCTTCCTTTAGAAAAAATTAAAAAATTGAGTGAAGAATATAAAACTGTAATCGTTCTCGAAGAAATGTTGCCATTTATGGAAGAACAACTTAAAATCAATGGAATTACAGCAAAAGGCAAAGACTACTTTTCCTTTACAGGAGAGCTCACTATTGAAGATATAAAAATAGGGTTAGAAAAAGCAGGGGTTTTGATAAAACCTGCAGAACTTGAAGTACCACAAAACGAAGAAATCATTACAAGAACTCCTATGCTATGCGCAGGTTGCCCACACAGACCTATTTTCCATATTTTAAAAGCTAACAATGCAACGGTTATAGGTGATATAGGTTGTTACTCTCTAGGAATACAGGAGCCCTTCGAAGTACATAAAACTAATATAAGTATGGGAGCCTCTCTTGGGATGGCTCTTGGGGTTGCTACTGTCCATTCAAAGATAAATAAACAAAAACCAATAGTGGCTACTATTGGAGATGGGACATTTTTTCATTCTGGAATGACTGGATTTATACAACTTGCAAAAACCACAGAAAATATAACAGTTATTATAATGGATAACAGGACTACTGCAATGACTGGTGGTCAAAACACTCCAACTACAGGAGATTATTTTAAAGAGGAGCTTGGATATCATGTGAGTATACCTGATATTTTAAAATCTTTTGGAATATTGGATATAACGGTGGCAGATCAATTCAAATATAAGGAAACAAAAGAAATTATTAATAATGCAATGAAAAGACCAGGTCTTTCCGTGGTTGTAACAACTCGTCCCTGTGCATTGAATTTTAAGATTAAAAGTCCTCATTTTTACGTAGATGAAGATGTATGTATAAGCTGTAGAAGTTGTATACGAACTAACTGCCCACCGATTTCTATGAAAATGTATCCTGGGAAGGAAAAGAAAAATTCTTATATAAATCCAGACATGTGTGTTGGTTGTTCCGTATGCTCTCAAGTTTGCCCTGTGGGTGCAATAAAATGCAGTAGTGAAAGCCATACTGAAACACAACAAGAAGGAGTGAAATAA
- a CDS encoding indolepyruvate oxidoreductase subunit beta, whose amino-acid sequence MGVTNIYLAGVGGQGLVLTTEIVVEVAFLEGYDVKSNDVIGLSQRGGKVWGSIRFGEKVHSALIPDGEGDLLLAMEELEGLRLSTALKKGAKIIFNEEIIFPNRVLIEKDEYPENIREKLVESGYEVISLNAKEIARDLGNIKTGNIVLLGKLSKYLPFKEETWLKVIENKVPSKTVEVNFSAFKAGRQA is encoded by the coding sequence ATGGGAGTTACAAATATTTATTTGGCTGGTGTTGGTGGACAAGGGTTAGTACTTACCACAGAAATAGTAGTAGAAGTTGCTTTCTTAGAAGGTTATGATGTAAAAAGCAATGATGTAATTGGACTATCACAAAGAGGCGGAAAAGTTTGGGGAAGTATAAGGTTTGGGGAAAAAGTACATTCCGCTTTAATTCCTGACGGAGAAGGCGATCTGCTCCTTGCAATGGAAGAGCTAGAAGGTTTAAGATTGTCTACAGCTTTAAAAAAAGGTGCAAAAATTATATTCAATGAGGAAATCATTTTCCCCAATAGAGTACTTATTGAAAAAGATGAATATCCAGAAAATATAAGAGAGAAGTTAGTAGAAAGTGGATATGAGGTTATTTCTTTAAATGCGAAAGAAATAGCTAGAGACCTTGGAAATATTAAAACAGGGAATATTGTTCTTTTAGGCAAGCTGTCTAAATATTTGCCTTTCAAAGAAGAAACATGGCTAAAAGTTATAGAAAATAAAGTTCCATCAAAAACTGTTGAAGTAAATTTTTCGGCCTTTAAAGCTGGCAGGCAAGCATAA
- a CDS encoding VCBS repeat-containing protein yields the protein MYNCYFRDNMIYPGIVSYARGDVNGDRIPDNVYLTGRKTPDSPFTQNITLVIQDGMTGGFTSVPLSENAGYNPTLFLGDFTGDGVNDILIGIATGGSGGIMYYYIYSFLKNTVQLLFDFNLYNEQYNYEVTYKDNYKVYVISKENNKKYIIDISYKEADYLNEIYDKNGKLKNPITGFVNPISGLYPVDFDSNGVYELLAYQKIAGRYNADSIGYVLNTLKWKDNMFVLENQNVAIFGTDA from the coding sequence ATGTATAATTGTTATTTTAGAGATAATATGATATATCCCGGAATTGTCTCCTATGCAAGGGGAGATGTAAACGGGGATAGAATACCTGATAATGTGTATTTAACAGGTAGAAAGACACCAGACAGTCCATTTACTCAAAATATTACCCTTGTAATACAAGACGGAATGACAGGTGGGTTTACTAGTGTACCACTCAGTGAAAATGCAGGATATAATCCAACATTATTTTTAGGCGATTTTACTGGAGATGGTGTGAATGACATTTTAATAGGTATTGCGACTGGAGGTAGTGGTGGAATAATGTACTATTATATTTATTCGTTCCTTAAGAATACAGTACAATTGCTGTTTGACTTTAATTTGTATAATGAGCAATACAACTACGAGGTTACTTATAAAGACAACTATAAGGTTTACGTTATCAGCAAGGAGAATAACAAAAAATACATTATTGATATATCTTATAAGGAAGCAGATTATTTAAATGAAATATACGACAAGAACGGAAAGTTAAAGAATCCGATAACCGGATTTGTAAATCCGATAAGTGGCTTATATCCTGTGGATTTTGATTCAAATGGAGTTTATGAGTTATTGGCATATCAAAAAATAGCTGGGAGATACAATGCAGACTCTATAGGCTATGTTTTAAACACTCTAAAATGGAAGGATAATATGTTTGTTTTAGAAAATCAGAATGTAGCTATTTTTGGAACGGATGCATAG
- a CDS encoding DMT family transporter, protein MTDNEKTFTNKKIVALIAALCCFLWGSAYPAVKNGYLLFHIAPADVSSKLVFAGYRFILAGIILLIVAQVSGRKIFAITKDNIFKIFILGITQTLLQYIFFYIGLSNTTGVKGAIMNSMGTFFSVILAHYLYKNDKLSIKKIMGCIIGFLGVMVANFSMDLFSFSFNIIGEGFIIIAAFIFSASAIYGKQLTQNIDVMLVTGYNLFMGGIMLVLIGLASGGRVSHFTIGSSVLLIYMAILSATAFSLWSLLLKYNKVGVVSIYNFLIPIFGVMLSSIFLGENILEVKNMVALILVCSGIWLVNKSTKTYNL, encoded by the coding sequence ATTACTGATAATGAAAAAACTTTTACTAATAAAAAAATAGTGGCGTTAATCGCAGCTCTATGTTGCTTTTTATGGGGAAGTGCATACCCTGCGGTAAAGAACGGATATCTACTGTTTCATATTGCACCAGCAGATGTTTCTTCAAAACTTGTATTTGCTGGGTATAGATTTATTCTTGCAGGCATTATTCTACTTATTGTTGCTCAAGTCTCTGGCAGAAAAATATTTGCCATTACAAAGGATAATATTTTCAAAATATTTATTTTGGGTATTACTCAAACACTGCTGCAATATATATTTTTTTATATAGGGCTCTCAAATACTACTGGGGTAAAAGGTGCAATTATGAACTCCATGGGCACGTTTTTCAGTGTTATTTTAGCTCATTACTTATATAAAAATGATAAATTAAGCATAAAAAAAATAATGGGTTGCATTATTGGTTTCCTTGGTGTCATGGTGGCAAATTTTAGCATGGACCTATTCAGTTTTTCTTTTAATATTATTGGTGAAGGCTTTATAATAATTGCTGCTTTTATCTTTTCAGCTTCTGCTATTTATGGGAAGCAGCTTACCCAAAATATAGATGTAATGCTAGTAACCGGATATAATCTTTTTATGGGTGGAATTATGTTAGTATTAATAGGACTAGCTTCTGGTGGTAGAGTGAGTCACTTTACGATTGGTTCATCAGTGTTACTGATTTATATGGCAATTTTGTCGGCAACAGCCTTTTCGTTATGGTCCTTGCTTTTAAAATATAATAAGGTAGGAGTTGTATCTATTTATAACTTTTTAATTCCTATCTTTGGAGTAATGCTTTCATCTATATTTTTAGGAGAAAACATTTTGGAAGTTAAAAATATGGTTGCACTTATATTAGTATGCTCAGGAATTTGGTTGGTAAATAAATCAACTAAAACCTATAATCTCTAA
- the bcp gene encoding thioredoxin-dependent thiol peroxidase, protein MLKEGDKAPGFTLNNEENQDIRLSDFKGKKVVIYFYPKDDTPGCTKEACSFRDVYDDILDVGAVVIGISADNSSSHQKFKNKHTLPFYLLTDADHSVIESYGAWQEKKMFGKTYMGIARSTFIIDENGTIIKVYQKVKPDDHGEEVLKVLKNE, encoded by the coding sequence ATGTTAAAAGAGGGAGATAAAGCACCTGGTTTTACATTAAACAATGAGGAAAATCAAGATATAAGGCTAAGTGATTTTAAAGGTAAAAAGGTGGTTATTTATTTTTATCCAAAGGATGATACTCCGGGTTGTACTAAGGAAGCCTGTAGTTTTAGAGATGTATATGATGACATACTAGATGTTGGAGCTGTTGTCATTGGGATTAGTGCAGATAATTCTAGTTCGCATCAGAAATTCAAGAATAAACATACATTACCTTTTTACTTGTTAACGGATGCTGACCATAGTGTTATAGAATCTTATGGAGCATGGCAAGAGAAAAAGATGTTTGGTAAAACATATATGGGTATTGCACGTTCTACATTTATTATTGATGAAAATGGAACTATAATTAAGGTCTATCAGAAAGTTAAGCCAGATGATCATGGTGAAGAGGTGCTAAAAGTATTAAAAAATGAATGA
- the ric gene encoding iron-sulfur cluster repair di-iron protein: MNNKFKTEDAIGQIVAAFPGASEIFYKYNIDFCCGGDRPLSLAISTQCLDGKMIIEELNTKYQGFEENNEKFTDWAKESPSKLIEYVVNNHHAYLNVEMPKISKLLLKILGVHGKNHEELFVVHRLFNNLRTELEEHLVKEEEFLFPLIVQYENGKDENVRSAALKLIDELEQEHTGAGDIIKELREITDHYNTPKDGCGTFVLTYKKLLELEVDLFQHIHLENNILFNNF, encoded by the coding sequence ATGAATAATAAATTTAAAACAGAAGATGCCATAGGACAAATTGTTGCAGCATTTCCAGGTGCAAGTGAGATATTTTATAAATACAATATAGACTTTTGTTGTGGAGGAGATAGGCCATTAAGCCTAGCAATAAGCACACAATGTCTTGATGGAAAAATGATAATAGAGGAGCTAAATACTAAATACCAAGGTTTTGAAGAAAACAATGAAAAATTTACGGATTGGGCAAAGGAAAGTCCCAGTAAATTAATAGAATACGTGGTAAATAATCACCATGCTTATTTAAATGTAGAGATGCCGAAAATATCAAAGTTACTTTTGAAAATATTAGGTGTACATGGTAAAAACCATGAAGAATTATTTGTGGTACACAGACTATTTAATAATTTGAGAACAGAATTAGAGGAACATCTAGTGAAAGAGGAAGAATTTTTATTTCCACTTATAGTGCAGTATGAAAATGGGAAAGATGAAAATGTCAGAAGTGCTGCATTAAAACTTATAGATGAATTAGAACAAGAGCATACAGGAGCAGGCGATATTATAAAAGAGCTGAGAGAAATTACTGATCATTATAATACACCTAAAGATGGATGTGGAACCTTTGTACTAACCTATAAGAAATTGCTAGAACTTGAGGTAGATCTATTCCAGCATATACACTTGGAAAACAATATACTATTTAATAATTTTTAA
- a CDS encoding superoxide dismutase — protein sequence MYNLKPEIFDFKSVKGISMKQLDEHYKLYSGYVNKLNEIWNTPYVPDNYTDSNATYSKMRSLKLGETYSLNGVKLHNLYFENIVGGNNVPYGPLFNAITNQFSSYDAFISYLTNVGLSMRGWVILSFDLLDKRLHIIGSDSHDTGAVWLSYPILIMDVYEHAYFMDFGTDKRKYISTFIENINWKVLNTRLENYVSTTQFMEMNQHRYYPYRYF from the coding sequence ATGTACAATTTAAAGCCGGAAATTTTTGATTTTAAATCAGTTAAAGGCATCTCTATGAAACAGCTGGATGAACATTACAAATTGTATTCAGGGTACGTAAACAAATTAAATGAAATTTGGAACACTCCTTATGTACCTGATAATTATACTGATAGCAATGCCACTTATTCCAAAATGCGCAGTTTAAAACTAGGCGAAACATATTCATTAAACGGTGTAAAACTTCACAATCTTTATTTCGAAAATATAGTCGGAGGCAATAACGTTCCTTATGGCCCCCTATTTAATGCTATAACAAATCAATTTTCTTCATATGATGCTTTTATCTCTTACCTTACAAATGTAGGTTTATCCATGAGGGGTTGGGTAATTCTTTCCTTTGATCTGCTTGATAAAAGACTACACATAATAGGAAGCGATTCACACGATACTGGAGCCGTATGGCTTTCTTATCCAATACTAATCATGGACGTTTATGAGCATGCATATTTCATGGACTTTGGAACAGATAAAAGAAAATATATTTCTACTTTTATTGAAAATATAAATTGGAAGGTTTTAAATACTAGATTAGAAAATTACGTTTCAACCACACAGTTTATGGAAATGAACCAACATAGGTATTATCCATATAGATATTTTTAA
- a CDS encoding prolyl-tRNA synthetase associated domain-containing protein: MSDNENKVYEVLKELNIDFEKREHPAVFTCEEAEEFTGDMRGVHTKNLFLRNSKGSNHYLVVTKDSKTLNIKEFEKRIGEKNMSFASKERLMKYLGLTPGGVSIFGLINDETNCVKLIVDRSILEDEYINSHPNVNTATVNLSINDLMKFIKWSGNEVEYLDI, encoded by the coding sequence ATGTCAGATAACGAAAATAAGGTATATGAAGTTCTTAAAGAATTAAATATTGATTTTGAAAAAAGAGAACATCCAGCTGTATTCACATGTGAAGAGGCAGAAGAGTTTACTGGAGATATGAGAGGAGTACATACTAAGAATTTATTTCTTAGAAATTCCAAAGGAAGCAATCATTATCTTGTTGTGACAAAGGATAGCAAAACCTTGAATATCAAAGAATTCGAAAAAAGAATAGGCGAAAAAAATATGAGTTTTGCTTCTAAGGAACGCTTAATGAAATATCTGGGATTAACACCAGGAGGAGTTAGTATATTTGGTCTAATTAATGATGAAACAAATTGTGTGAAATTAATTGTTGATCGAAGTATTTTGGAAGATGAATATATTAATTCACATCCAAATGTTAATACTGCTACAGTAAACTTATCAATTAATGATTTAATGAAATTTATAAAATGGAGTGGAAATGAAGTTGAATATCTAGATATCTAA
- the sstT gene encoding serine/threonine transporter SstT translates to MKKLMNMWNQMSLVVRIIIGLLIGITLALTIPEQAKFIVIFGSLFVGALKAIAPILVLFLVMGAISQHKAGHKTNMKNIVALYALGTLFSGFVGVIASFAFPLTLTLVSGAQNVTPPSGVVEVLRSLLLNLVDNPVKALFNANYIGILSWACVLGFALKNAATSTKSMILNFSDALSQVVVWVIGFAPLGIMGLVFDAIATNGLGALASYGKLLILLVSCMVFVVLIMNPIIVYICIRQNPYPLVFRCLKDSGITAFFTRSSAANIPVNMKLCESLGLDKDTYSVSIPLGSTVNMAGAAVTISVLTLAAVHTLGINVDFPTALILSVLSAVCAAGASGVSGGSLLLIPLACSLFGIPNDIAMQVVGVGFIVAVVQDSCETAVNSSTDALFTAAAEFAKWRKEGKEIIINKKVA, encoded by the coding sequence ATGAAAAAACTAATGAATATGTGGAATCAAATGAGCTTAGTAGTACGAATAATTATAGGGTTACTTATTGGTATTACTTTGGCTTTAACGATTCCAGAACAAGCAAAATTTATAGTTATTTTTGGTTCTTTATTTGTAGGTGCTCTGAAAGCGATTGCACCTATATTGGTATTGTTTTTGGTAATGGGAGCTATTTCTCAACATAAGGCTGGTCATAAGACTAATATGAAAAATATTGTAGCTCTTTATGCTTTAGGAACACTTTTCTCTGGCTTTGTTGGAGTAATTGCCAGCTTTGCGTTCCCATTAACCTTAACGCTTGTTTCAGGCGCTCAAAATGTTACACCGCCTAGTGGTGTAGTAGAGGTTCTTAGATCATTATTATTAAACCTTGTAGATAATCCAGTAAAAGCACTGTTCAATGCTAATTATATTGGTATATTATCATGGGCATGTGTTCTTGGATTTGCATTGAAAAATGCAGCAACTTCAACAAAATCAATGATTCTTAATTTTTCAGATGCATTATCTCAAGTGGTTGTATGGGTTATAGGCTTTGCACCACTCGGAATCATGGGACTAGTATTTGATGCTATCGCTACAAATGGTCTCGGAGCATTAGCGAGTTATGGAAAATTACTTATACTTCTTGTAAGTTGTATGGTGTTTGTAGTTCTTATTATGAACCCAATTATCGTATACATTTGTATTCGTCAAAACCCATATCCACTTGTGTTTAGATGCTTAAAGGATAGTGGTATTACAGCATTCTTTACACGTAGCTCAGCTGCAAACATTCCTGTAAACATGAAATTGTGTGAAAGTCTTGGGTTAGACAAAGATACTTATTCTGTATCTATTCCATTAGGTTCTACTGTTAACATGGCTGGTGCAGCTGTTACAATTTCTGTTTTAACACTTGCAGCAGTTCACACACTTGGTATTAATGTAGATTTTCCTACAGCATTAATTCTTAGTGTACTATCTGCAGTATGTGCTGCTGGTGCTTCAGGAGTTTCTGGTGGTTCATTATTACTTATTCCTCTAGCATGTAGCTTATTCGGAATTCCAAATGACATTGCTATGCAGGTAGTAGGTGTAGGCTTTATAGTAGCAGTTGTTCAAGATTCTTGTGAAACTGCAGTTAACTCATCTACAGATGCACTTTTCACTGCAGCAGCAGAATTTGCTAAGTGGCGTAAAGAGGGAAAAGAAATTATTATCAATAAAAAAGTGGCGTAA
- a CDS encoding MATE family efflux transporter, with product MRNDLTEGNILKKLIILALPIMGTSLIQTAYSLTDMIWVGQLGARAVTAVGTAGFFTWFAFAFITIPQIGAAVGVSQSVGRKDIKEIKSYIRHSLQMNLVFAILYGATMIIFRKQLIVFFNIKGADIVGMATTYLAIVSSGMIFYFLPPVLTAIFNGHGDSHTPFRINTVGLMVNIVLDPVLILGLGPFPRMGVPGAAIATIFAQFVVTIIFIFVIIKKTDYFNGLNFLQKPDWRHIGKIVRFGIPVAVQSGVFTFIAMIIARIIVRWGSTPIAVQSVGAQIESISWMTAGGFQTALSAFIGQNFGAKKWDRIYKGYFTALGIIAIIGTMTSCLLIFLPGPIFSIFISEKAVIKDGIIYLRILGFSQLFMCLEITTAGAFNGLGRTVPPSIVGIVLNAMRIPGALLLSTFLGLSGVWWSISLSSILKGLILTSWFIIFLVRHPEIKGRKIIDYGK from the coding sequence ATGAGGAATGATTTAACTGAGGGTAATATTTTAAAAAAACTTATAATTCTAGCGCTACCTATCATGGGAACATCACTGATACAAACAGCTTATAGTCTGACGGATATGATATGGGTTGGTCAATTAGGCGCTAGGGCCGTTACTGCAGTGGGTACGGCGGGCTTTTTTACTTGGTTTGCCTTTGCATTTATTACAATTCCACAAATAGGAGCAGCGGTTGGGGTATCACAATCTGTAGGAAGGAAAGATATAAAAGAGATCAAAAGCTATATACGACATTCGTTGCAAATGAATTTAGTTTTTGCAATTTTATATGGAGCTACAATGATAATCTTTAGAAAGCAGCTTATAGTTTTTTTTAATATTAAGGGTGCTGATATTGTTGGTATGGCAACCACTTATCTTGCTATAGTCTCATCGGGAATGATATTTTACTTTTTACCACCTGTACTTACAGCAATATTCAATGGACATGGAGATAGTCATACGCCGTTTAGAATAAACACAGTGGGGCTTATGGTTAATATAGTACTTGATCCTGTTTTGATATTGGGTCTTGGACCATTTCCTAGAATGGGAGTTCCTGGAGCAGCTATTGCAACAATTTTTGCGCAATTTGTTGTAACAATAATATTTATTTTTGTCATCATAAAGAAAACCGATTATTTTAATGGATTAAATTTCCTGCAAAAACCTGATTGGAGACACATAGGGAAAATTGTTAGGTTTGGAATACCCGTTGCGGTTCAAAGTGGAGTATTTACGTTTATAGCAATGATAATAGCAAGGATAATTGTCAGATGGGGATCAACTCCCATTGCTGTACAAAGCGTTGGGGCACAAATCGAATCAATATCCTGGATGACTGCTGGCGGTTTCCAAACTGCATTAAGTGCCTTTATAGGGCAAAATTTTGGAGCGAAAAAGTGGGATAGAATATATAAAGGCTATTTTACAGCTCTAGGTATTATTGCAATCATTGGTACTATGACATCCTGTCTTCTAATATTTTTGCCTGGGCCTATTTTTTCTATTTTCATTTCAGAAAAAGCGGTAATAAAGGATGGCATAATATATTTGAGAATACTTGGATTTTCTCAACTTTTTATGTGTTTAGAAATAACAACTGCAGGAGCCTTTAATGGTCTTGGAAGGACAGTTCCTCCATCAATAGTAGGCATCGTGCTAAACGCTATGAGAATTCCAGGCGCTCTCTTGTTATCAACGTTTCTTGGACTTAGTGGGGTATGGTGGAGCATTAGCCTTAGCAGTATCCTAAAAGGATTAATACTTACAAGTTGGTTTATTATATTTCTTGTAAGACATCCTGAAATAAAAGGAAGGAAGATTATTGATTACGGGAAATGA